Proteins from one Ananas comosus cultivar F153 linkage group 5, ASM154086v1, whole genome shotgun sequence genomic window:
- the LOC109710807 gene encoding extradiol ring-cleavage dioxygenase-like isoform X2, whose translation MDTFFVSHGSPTLAVDESIPARGFLRSWRSRVLEAAPRAILVVSAHWDTRDPAVNGAVDGAAPHDTIHDFYGFPTPMYQLKYPAPSAPNLAKRVKELLEGAGFGRVREDASRGLDHGAWVPLMLMYPEANIPVCQLSIQSRKGAAYHYNMGKALAPLRDEGVLVLGSGNATHNLRSIGPDGGPIAKWAEGFDTWLKESLINGRYEQTRRYKQLRGEGAVR comes from the exons ATGGATACGTTCTTCGTCTCCCACGGTTCGCCGACGCTCGCGGTGGACGAGAGCATCCCCGCGCGGGGCTTCCTCCGCTCATGgcgatctagggttttggaggcCGCGCCCAGGGCGATCCTCGTCGTCTCCGCCCATTGGGACACGCGCGACCCCGCCGTTAATGGCGCCGTTGATGGCGCAGCCCCCCACGACACCATCCACGACTTCTACGGTTTCCCCACGCCCATGTACCAG CTGAAGTATCCTGCACCCAGTGCGCCGAACTTAGCAAAGAGGGTGAAAGAGCTTCTGGAAGGAGCCGGGTTTGGCCGTGTGAGGGAGGACGCTAGTCGCGGGCTCGACCACGGCGCGTGGGTCCCTCTCATGCTCATGTACCCTGAGGCGAACATCCCGGTATGCCAACTCTCTATTCAAAGCAGAAAGGGTGCTGCGTATCACTATAACATGGGGAAAGCATTGGCTCCCTTGAGAGATGAAGGGGTTCTTGTTCTCGGGTCCGGGAACGCTACACATAATTTGAGGAGCATTGGGCCGGACGGCGGTCCGATCGCCAAGTGGGCCGAGGGTTTCGACACATGGCTTAAAGAATCTCTCATTAACGGAAGGTATGAACAG ACACGACGATATAAACAACTTCGAGGAGAGGGCGCCGTACGGTAA
- the LOC109710875 gene encoding uncharacterized protein LOC109710875, translating to MAFFSSYASRSLLRRLPKLLRPSPLRRSLCAAAAGVERGGGGGASSAAGFFVDGAPSSMRGVVFWEPGRPLAVEEFRMPRPKAGELLIRTKACGVCHSDLHVMKGELPFASPCVVGHEITGEVVEYGAHTDNRIKERFPIGSHVVGAFIMPCGNCFYCVKGQEDLCEAFFAYNRAKGTLYDGETRLFLRSNGKPVYMYSMGGLAEYCVVPANALAVLPNSLPYTESAILGCAVFTAYGAMRHAAEMRAGDSVAVIGVGGVGSSCLQIARAFGASEVIAVDISDEKLQNATTLGATHTINAQKEDAVERIQEITGGRGVDVAVEALGKPQTFMQCTKSVCDGGKAVMIGLASTNVMGEVDITRLVRRQIKIIGSYGARARQDLPQVVKLAETGIFNLQKSVSRKCKFEEANSAYEDLDRGKIIGRAVVEIM from the exons ATGGCGTTCTTCTCCTCCTACGCCTCTCGATCCCTACTTCGCCGCCTCCCCAAGCTCCTCCGCCCCTCCCCTCTCCGGCGATCCCTCtgcgccgccgcggcgggggtggagcggggcggcggcggcggcgcctcctccgccgcaggGTTCTTCGTCGACGGAGCCCCCTCCTCCATGCGCGGGGTCGTGTTCTGGGAGCCCGGGAGACCCCTCGCAGTCGAGGAGTTCCGCATGCCCCGCCCCAAGGCCGGGGAGCTCCTCATCAGGACCAAAG CCTGTGGCGTTTGTCACTCCGATCTTCATGTCATGAAAGGTGAACTCCCATTCGCAAGTCCTTGTGTTGTGGGGCATGAAATAACCGGAGAGGTTGTTGAGTATGGTGCACACACTGATAATCGGATTAAAGAGAG GTTTCCTATTGGGAGTCATGTAGTTGGTGCTTTCATAATGCCTTGTGGCAATTGCTTTTACTGTGTTAAG ggACAAGAAGATCTATGTGAGGCCTTCTTCGCATATAATCGTGCCAAAGGGACACTCTATGATGGCGAAACACGACTTTTTCTACGCAGCAATG gaAAGCCGGTGTACATGTACAGTATGGGTGGACTTGCTGAGTACTGTGTTGTGCCTGCCAATGCATTGGCAGTTCTTCCTAACTCACTGCCATATACAGAATCAGCGATTCTAGGATGTGCAGTCTTTACTGCTTATGGTGCCATGAGGCACGCTGCCGAGATGCGTGCTGGGGATTCAGTTGCCGTAATTGGAGTTGGTGGGGTCGGATCGAG TTGTCTACAGATAGCCCGAGCCTTTGGAGCTTCTGAAGTCATAGCAGTCGACATCTCGGATGAAAAGCTCCAAAATGCCACAACGCTTGGCGCTACCCATACAATAAATGCACAAAAAGAAGATGCTGTTGAAAGAATCCAG GAAATTACCGGGGGGAGGGGTGTAGATGTGGCTGTAGAAGCATTAGGGAAGCCGCAGACATTTATGCAATGCACGAAAAGCGTGTGTGATGGAGGAAAAGCTGTTATGATCGGCCTTGCTTCGACAAACGTGATGGGCGAGGTGGATATTACTCGTCTTGTTCGAAGACAG ATAAAAATCATCGGTTCATATGGTGCGAGGGCGAGGCAAGATCTTCCCCAGGTGGTGAAGCTTGCAGAGACGGGCATCTTCAACCTTCAAAAATCCGTCTCGAGAAAATGCAAATTCGAGGAGGCAAATAGCGCGTATGAAGATCTCGACCGCGGAAAGATCATCGGCCGAGCAGTGGTCGAGATCATGTAG
- the LOC109710807 gene encoding extradiol ring-cleavage dioxygenase-like isoform X1, whose amino-acid sequence MDTFFVSHGSPTLAVDESIPARGFLRSWRSRVLEAAPRAILVVSAHWDTRDPAVNGAVDGAAPHDTIHDFYGFPTPMYQLKYPAPSAPNLAKRVKELLEGAGFGRVREDASRGLDHGAWVPLMLMYPEANIPVCQLSIQSRKGAAYHYNMGKALAPLRDEGVLVLGSGNATHNLRSIGPDGGPIAKWAEGFDTWLKESLINGRHDDINNFEERAPYGKMAHPWPDHLFPLHVALGAAGVKAKAELIHHSWTNCTISYASYRFSTSSD is encoded by the exons ATGGATACGTTCTTCGTCTCCCACGGTTCGCCGACGCTCGCGGTGGACGAGAGCATCCCCGCGCGGGGCTTCCTCCGCTCATGgcgatctagggttttggaggcCGCGCCCAGGGCGATCCTCGTCGTCTCCGCCCATTGGGACACGCGCGACCCCGCCGTTAATGGCGCCGTTGATGGCGCAGCCCCCCACGACACCATCCACGACTTCTACGGTTTCCCCACGCCCATGTACCAG CTGAAGTATCCTGCACCCAGTGCGCCGAACTTAGCAAAGAGGGTGAAAGAGCTTCTGGAAGGAGCCGGGTTTGGCCGTGTGAGGGAGGACGCTAGTCGCGGGCTCGACCACGGCGCGTGGGTCCCTCTCATGCTCATGTACCCTGAGGCGAACATCCCGGTATGCCAACTCTCTATTCAAAGCAGAAAGGGTGCTGCGTATCACTATAACATGGGGAAAGCATTGGCTCCCTTGAGAGATGAAGGGGTTCTTGTTCTCGGGTCCGGGAACGCTACACATAATTTGAGGAGCATTGGGCCGGACGGCGGTCCGATCGCCAAGTGGGCCGAGGGTTTCGACACATGGCTTAAAGAATCTCTCATTAACGGAAG ACACGACGATATAAACAACTTCGAGGAGAGGGCGCCGTACGGTAAAATGGCGCACCCGTGGCCGGACCACTTATTCCCTCTTCACGTAGCTCTCGGCGCCGCGGGCGTGAAAGCCAAGGCCGAGCTTATTCACCACAGCTGGACAAACTGCACCATCTCATATGCCTCCTATCGGTTCTCGACTTCCTCCGATTGA
- the LOC109710596 gene encoding bromodomain testis-specific protein, which translates to MKRKRGKRTGHKKGAKKLVVKDLTKSPVSLNTEESSQLGQSDRDQHNSEAVPESATLLEKLSTVSTTGVDASNDGSTGKPGNGRFKVKLKSSRVLEPHRSSSDAQTHSDTDRSNLQVPVETNDAAVEKDTAYSDGQTSLPRKTGSIKIKTSRVLVSSTEKKADVSVPTNKLQREKDPRYNEKELSEALAVIKKVMKMDAAGPFNAPVNPVALGIPDYFDIIDTPMDFGTICNDLENGRKYMNSEDVYKDVQFIWENCYKYNNKGDYIVDLMKRVKKNFMKYWSAAGLYSEVPDNSAAENSEVQEISRSGQEKVHQKGKSKRKRRRYGIDLHKGDCLCAVCVVRRRRKEREENSAVVENEMAITVGNLSQQFKLEESSPADNPGSDDGTSSSDHSPEPNANGETEDAENEEKMENFEQIHVSRTDQPEVTENQMEVDHLEICVNNQPSELPRDEDGTDDSNQPSDDEDEYKDQNELENITSTQQKEDLVSDHPHEEAAERAEQVKTEENIAQQENHMVLKLCASLFPSNPNSLWRGPHSLARRPVAVRESPIHAAVATLMKQ; encoded by the exons ATGAAACGCAAGCGTGGAAAGAGAACAGGTCACAAGAAAGGGGCTAAAAAACTGGTGGTAAAAGATCTGACTAAGTCTCCGGTCTCTCTGAACACAGAAGAGAGTAGTCAATTGGGTCAGAGCGATCGTGATCAACATAATTCAGAAGCAGTTCCTGAATCTGCTACTTTATTAGAGAAGCTCAGCACCGTGTCAACTACTGGTGTCGATGCATCAAATGATGGATCAACAGGGAAACCAGGAAATGGCCGTTTTAAGGTGAAGCTAAAATCTTCGAGAGTTTTAGAGCCTCACCGAAGTTCTTCAGATGCACAAACACACAGTGACACCGATAGATCTAATCTGCAAGTTCCAGTTGAGACGAATGATGCAGCTGTAGAGAAAGACACTGCATACTCAGATGGGCAAACATCGCTGCCAAGAAAAACGGGAAGTATTAAGATCAAGACATCTAGGGTTTTAGTCTCTTCAACTGAAAAAAAAGCAGATGTATCGGTGCCGACGAATAAACTACAAAGAGAGAAGGATCCTCGCTATAATGAAAAGGAGTTGTCTGAAGCACTAGCG GTGATTAAGAAAGTTATGAAGATGGATGCAGCTGGGCCCTTCAATGCTCCCGTTAATCCTGTTGCTCTAGGAATCCCT GATTATTTTGACATTATTGACACTCCTATGGATTTTGGAACCATATGTAATGATTTAGAAAACGGTCGCAAATATATGAACTCAGAAGATGTTTACAAGGATGTGCAGTTTATATGGGAGAACTGTTACAAGTATAATAATAAAGGTGATTATATTGTGGATCTCATGAAACGAGTGAAGAAGAATTTCATGAAGTATTGGTCAGCAGCAGGCTTGTATTCCGAAGTGCCAGATAATA GTGCTGCTGAGAACAGTGAGGTTCAGGAAATTTCTCGATCTGGTCAGGAAAAGGTGCATCAGAAAGGCAAGTCAAAGCGCAAACGTCGACGGTATGG GATTGATCTCCATAAAGGCGACTGCTTGTGCGCTGTTTGTGTTGTAAGGCGTCGCAGGAAGGAACGTGAAGAGAACTCTGCAGTGGTTGAGAATGAGATGGCTATAACTGTTGGTAATCTTTCGCAGCAGTTTAAACTAGAG GAAAGCTCTCCCGCCGATAACCCTGGTAGCGATGATGGAACCTCGAGCTCGGACCATTCACCAGAGCCCAATGCCAATGGCGAGACGGAGGATGCTGAAAATGAGGAAAAAATGGAAAATTTCGAGCAGATCCATGTTTCCCGAACAGATCAGCCCGAGGTCACCGAAAATCAGATGGAAGTTGATCATCTGGAAATTTGTGTAAATAATCAACCGTCGGAATTGCCACGCGATGAGGATGGAACTGATGATTCAAACCAACCTTCCGATGATGAAGACGAATACAAAGATCAAAATGAGCTGGAGAATATTACATCCACTCAGCAAAAGGAGGATTTAGTCTCTGATCACCCGCACGAG GAAGCTGCTGAAAGGGCTGAGCAGGTGAAAACCGAAGAAAATATCGCGCAGCAGGAAAATCACATGGTATTGAAGTTATGCGCGAGCCTTTTCCCGAGCAACCCTAATTCCCTGTGGAGAGGACCGCACTCGTTAGCCCGGCGCCCCGTTGCGGTTCGAGAAAGCCCCATCCATGCTGCTGTAGCAACACTAATGAAACAATAG